Proteins encoded by one window of Acaryochloris thomasi RCC1774:
- the gcvH gene encoding glycine cleavage system protein GcvH, with protein MSFEYPETLKYFDSHEYVHLEGDTATIGITAYAVDQLGDIVFVELPEVDEQLTKGETCGNIESVKAVEDLYAPITGKVVECNAAVIETPEMLAEDPYQAGWLMKIQVSDPTELKDSLSVGDYRTLVEGS; from the coding sequence ATGAGCTTTGAATATCCAGAGACTCTTAAGTATTTCGACTCTCATGAATATGTGCATCTTGAGGGCGACACCGCCACCATCGGCATCACCGCCTATGCCGTCGATCAACTCGGGGATATTGTCTTCGTTGAACTGCCCGAAGTCGACGAACAACTGACCAAAGGCGAGACCTGTGGCAACATTGAATCGGTCAAAGCTGTTGAAGATCTCTATGCCCCGATCACGGGCAAAGTTGTGGAATGCAATGCAGCAGTGATCGAAACCCCCGAGATGCTAGCGGAAGATCCCTACCAAGCAGGCTGGCTCATGAAAATTCAAGTGAGTGACCCCACCGAGCTAAAAGATTCTCTGTCTGTCGGCGACTATCGAACTCTGGTTGAAGGAAGCTAG
- a CDS encoding DUF3155 domain-containing protein: protein MARRRKRKSRRRQEGRRILECIPQFSIESGEDKPVTAARKYIQTAGIVPPALLLVKRNEHTTDRYFWAEKGLFGAQYVEENHFLFPSLRLEAEETVDAPEAAVAVAAG, encoded by the coding sequence TTGGCAAGAAGACGGAAGCGTAAGAGTCGTCGTCGTCAGGAAGGGCGAAGAATTTTAGAATGTATACCCCAGTTCAGTATTGAAAGCGGTGAAGACAAGCCCGTAACTGCAGCTCGGAAGTATATTCAGACAGCGGGTATTGTTCCCCCAGCTTTGCTATTAGTAAAGCGAAACGAGCATACAACAGATCGCTATTTTTGGGCTGAGAAAGGTTTATTCGGTGCTCAGTACGTTGAAGAGAACCACTTTCTCTTTCCGAGTTTGCGCTTAGAGGCTGAAGAAACGGTTGACGCTCCAGAGGCGGCTGTCGCTGTTGCTGCCGGATAA
- the gcvT gene encoding glycine cleavage system aminomethyltransferase GcvT produces MAQVELKQTPLFQQHQDLKARMMGFGGWDMPVQYQGITAEHQNVRQQAGMFDISHMGKFLLKGKNLRQQLQSLVPSDLGQLQPGQAKYSVFLNPEGGIIDDLIFYYEDQDDAGLELGKLIVNASTTDKDKAWLLEHCSEKDLGFKDVSTERVLIAVQGPKAVEILQSLTPTDLSAVGNYRHQTGTILDQPAWFARTGYTGEDGFEIMVSSEMGDQLWQTLLTQGIAPCGLGARDTLRLEAAMALYGQDINDTTTPLEAGLKWLLNFEGDFIGRSALEQQKESGVSKRLVGLQMEGRNIARHDYPVCVDGQVVGTVTSGSFSPTLGVAIALAYLPPNLTKVGQSVTVEIRGKQCPATVVKRPFYRRSK; encoded by the coding sequence GTGGCGCAGGTTGAACTCAAGCAAACTCCTCTATTTCAGCAACACCAAGATCTCAAGGCTCGAATGATGGGGTTTGGCGGCTGGGATATGCCCGTGCAGTACCAGGGCATTACAGCGGAGCATCAAAATGTTCGCCAGCAGGCCGGGATGTTCGATATTTCCCACATGGGCAAGTTTCTCCTCAAGGGCAAGAATCTACGGCAACAGCTTCAGTCCCTGGTTCCGTCTGACTTGGGTCAACTGCAGCCGGGGCAAGCAAAATACTCTGTCTTCCTCAATCCTGAGGGTGGAATTATCGATGACTTGATTTTCTACTACGAAGACCAAGATGATGCGGGCCTCGAACTGGGAAAGCTGATTGTTAATGCTTCAACAACAGACAAAGACAAGGCTTGGCTCTTAGAGCATTGCTCTGAAAAGGACTTAGGTTTCAAAGATGTTTCGACTGAGCGGGTGTTAATTGCCGTTCAAGGTCCAAAAGCTGTCGAGATTCTGCAAAGCTTAACGCCAACAGACCTATCAGCCGTGGGCAATTATCGTCATCAAACCGGAACAATTCTAGACCAGCCGGCCTGGTTCGCTCGCACGGGCTACACCGGCGAAGATGGCTTTGAGATTATGGTGAGTTCCGAAATGGGTGACCAGCTTTGGCAAACGCTTCTGACTCAGGGCATTGCGCCTTGCGGATTGGGCGCCCGCGACACCCTACGTCTAGAGGCGGCAATGGCACTCTACGGCCAAGATATTAATGACACCACCACGCCTCTGGAAGCGGGCCTGAAATGGCTGCTCAATTTTGAAGGCGATTTTATTGGCCGTTCGGCGCTGGAGCAGCAGAAGGAATCCGGCGTCTCTAAACGACTTGTGGGCCTACAAATGGAGGGGCGTAATATTGCCCGTCATGACTATCCGGTGTGTGTGGATGGTCAGGTGGTGGGTACAGTAACAAGTGGTTCATTCTCGCCGACTTTGGGAGTTGCGATCGCACTTGCCTATCTCCCTCCTAACCTTACCAAGGTAGGTCAGTCCGTTACCGTAGAGATTCGGGGCAAACAATGCCCAGCAACCGTCGTCAAGCGCCCTTTCTATCGGCGCTCCAAATAG